One part of the Vespula pensylvanica isolate Volc-1 chromosome 18, ASM1446617v1, whole genome shotgun sequence genome encodes these proteins:
- the LOC122635346 gene encoding serine/threonine-protein kinase 11-interacting protein isoform X3: MSESTSGLQRLSNIPDIMDLVRLLRQNGDKVLSASSKLSLSTTLLYNLNEAFLLIVDDAEDLESSFQVCNSSKIDLFRDLKFLHDFVQKTVGLKLTHYSGNAKVHIDITKFRCLKYLELKKVCIALVKGIQGIRGQLESITCAGRQGVTTVAQLLVTCGGDAGAGFVWGSLRHLSLAHNALEKLDRSFELTPWLQILDLSHNLLTSAAELDCLPNLKYVNLGYNKLEMVPAFNKSATHSLQILVLKNNYIEDISGLQGLECLTEIDLSFNCLTEHSVLWPIERMSALLWISLEGNPLSYHPKHRLFSIKHFHPCLIDNKFVLDHWPLSKSEKMLVGDNRVFPIRNIKSSGSRENFVSLSNSATSDNTLSSLDSSISQDFLIKNRGSDISARVEKSFIKNKKKTNVKEAVIAEEDHEKKDSINKSDVLSSSHLETKKQILALREKFGEVNWLSSQAGTFVQDIMGLQSSSSSTIKYHDDTNSISSEDNIDLISSIENKDLDHTNSENVTNHIAVNCKDNGNADKVEEMHDNEELNSELITPLENPANALFDLELEKGDLYLVQNRKNLNEMEELFLELTSDDIKERDTITGKVKYSWSIASVLSCVLGRGETSTVDIIFDTKRKDKQNRRYFIELEDAKKIVSTISEKMSAHPILLKVYKCMKCSTHFSHDEEYAAITYTSATAIKQLKCPTCASTLVIETNELSEMHSENEATSVHNNKYMEMPERVDLQHSESVSSIGAGGTEGGAIFVTTSLVHYDSHPQAQVCCSATSLEESRESTPSISALIKKYESDIEILSNPSQSSIEVLDEASKANLTPHRKKSSEEKSVSIAPSLLTITDAIGPVMVGLTESSSSGSLTDSICTAYENRNVKKFNNNEINTEKELVPATNISTMLGELLQSIKIGSNKSLLIKTEEESSSLNSNVQYSYTDFTSVDHRVKLHIILNVFEYESEELAFLLRADILMHSLKEVFPGCLVLSTSKIYILKINGPEGEDPQRWLHKECSWAIDKLKSIAPLPFKQGILIELEQPTKINEEYVNISFLCILQDFQRTSNFLFYLTDPPLPANCKIEFSVPEHCSTLMHSLLSRIKKDENDDDAVRILALYSSAVLKYHNITTMSQYSGLLVTASTNTTIQC; this comes from the exons ATGTCAGAATCAACGAGTGGTCTACAACGTCTGTCCAATATACCTGACATAATGGATTTAGTTAGACTTCTTCGTCAAAATGGCGATAAAGTTTTAAGTGCATCGAGCAAACTATCCTTATCGACTACATTACTTTACAACTTAAATGAAGCGTTTTTATTGATCGTGGACGACGCGGAAGACTTAGAATCTTCCTTTCAAGTTTGCAATAGTTCCAAAATAGACTTATTCAGAGATCTGAAATTTTTACATGACTTTGTACAAAAAACAGTTGGTCTAAAACTGACTCATTACTCCGGCAATGCCAAAGTTCATATTGATATTACCAAATTTAGATGTTTGAAATACCTGGAGTTAAAAAAAGTTTGTATCGCTCTAGTGAAAGGAATACAAGGTATTAGAGGCCAGTTAGAAAGTATTACGTGCGCTGGAAGACAGGGTGTTACTACCGTAGCGCAATTATTAg tgaCATGTGGTGGCGATGCTGGGGCAGGATTTGTATGGGGTTCTTTGAGGCATTTATCATTAGCTCATAATGCTCTTGAAAAATTAGATAGATCCTTTGAATTAACACCATGGCTACAAATATTAGATTTGAGTCATAATTTGCTAACAAGTGCAGCAGAGCTTGATTGTTTGCCTAAtctaaaatatgtaaatctcGGATATAACAAATTGGAAATGGTTCCTGCCTTTAATAAATCCGCGACGCATTCTCTTCAAATattagttttaaaaaataattacatcgaAGACATCAGTG GTTTACAAGGATTGGAATGTTTAACCGAGATAGATTTATCATTCAACTGCTTAACGGAACATTCTGTCTTGTGGCCTATTGAAAGAATGTCAGCATTGTTATGGATATCTTTAGAAGGAAATCCGTTGTCGTATCATCCAAAACATCGATTATTTTccataaaacattttcatccATGTTTGATCGATAATAAG TTTGTTTTAGATCATTGGCCTTTGTCAAAATCGGAAAAAATGCTTGTAGGAGACAATCGTGTCTTTcctattagaaatataaagtcTAGTGGGTCTAGAGAAAACTTTGTTTCTCTGTCAAATTCAGCTACTTCTGATAATACACTTTCATCTCTtgattcttctatttctcaaGATTTCCTGATCAAAAATCGGGGATCAGATATAAGTGCTAGAGTGgaaaaaagtttcataaaaaataaaaaaaagacgaacgtAAAGGAAGCTGTTATCGCGGAAGAAgatcatgaaaaaaaagattcaataaataaatcagaTGTATTATCCTCTTCGCATTtag AGACcaagaaacaaatattagcATTACGAGAGAAATTTGGTGAAGTAAATTGGCTAAGCAGTCAAGCTGGAACCTTCGTTCAAGATATTATGGGTCTgcaatcatcatcatcatctacGATTAAATATCACGATGATACAAATTCAATATCATCTGAGGacaatattgatttaatatcctcgatagaaaataaagatttggATCATACGAATTCAGAAAATGTAACAAATCATATTGCCGTAAATTGTAAGGATAATGGAAATGCTGATAAAGTAGAAGAAATGCACGATAACGAAGAACTGAATAGTGAATTGATAACTCCTCTTGAAAATCCTGCTAATGCTTTGTTTGATCTCGAATtag AGAAGGGTGATCTGTATTTAGTACAAAATAGGAAAAACTTGAATGAGAtggaagaattatttttagaattaacATCCGA tgatatcaaagaaagagatactaTAActggaaaagtaaaatattcttGGTCAATTGCTTCTGTCCTGTCGTGTGTATTAGGAAGAGGTGAAACAAGTACGGTAGACATTATATTTGATACAAAACgtaaagataaacaaaatagaagatattttatagaattggAGGATGCAAAG AAAATTGTGTCAACGATCAGCGAGAAAATGAGTGCACATCCTATATTgttaaaagtttataaatgtatgaaGTGTTCCACGCATTTCTCTCATGATGAAGAGTATGCAGCCATTACGTATACGTCTGCAACTG CTATTAAACAATTGAAGTGTCCTACATGCGCAAGTACATTAGTTATAGAAACAAATGAATTGTCAGAAATGCATTCTGAAAATGAAGCCACTTCTGtacataataacaaatatatggAAATGCCTGAAAGGGTTGATTTGCAACATTCCGAATCGGTTTCTAGTATTG GTGCAGGTGGAACAGAGGGTGGAGCTATATTCGTCACCACTTCTCTGGTGCACTACGACTCTCACCCCCAAGCCCAAGTCTGCT GTTCGGCAACTAGTTTAGAAGAATCGAGAGAATCAACGCCTTCGATAAgtgcattaattaaaaaatacgaaagtgATATAGAAATACTTAGTAACCCAAGTCAAAGTAGCATCGAAGTTTTGGATGAGGCTTCAAA AGCAAATTTAACTCCTCATAGAAAGAAATCGTCGGAAGAAAAATCCGTTAGCATTGCTCCTTCACTTCTAACAATTACAGATGCGATTGGTCCAGTTATGGTTGGATTAACCGAAAGTAGTTCCTCag GTTCATTAACTGATAGTATCTGTACAGCatatgaaaatagaaacgttaagaaatttaataacaatgaaataaataccGAAAAAGAACTTGTACCTGCCACAAATATATCTACGATGCTTGGAG aactCTTACAGAGTATAAAAATAGGAAGTAATAAATCTTTACTAATAAAGACTGAGGAAGAATCAAGTTCTTTAAATAGCAACGTGCAATATTCTTATACAGATTTCACTAGTGTTGATCATAGAGTGAAGcttcatataattttaaatgtctTTGAATATGAAAGCGAAGAACTCGCTTTCCTTCTTAGG gcCGATATATTGATGCACAGTTTAAAGGAGGTATTTCCAGGATGTTTAGTTTTATCTACATCAAAGATTTATATCCTTAAAATTAATGGACCAGAAGG GGAGGATCCACAGCGTTGGTTGCACAAAGAATGCAGCTGGGCTATAGATAAATTGAAATCTATTGCGCCATTGCCATTTAAACAAGGCATTTTAATAGAGTTAGAACAGCCTacgaaaataaacgaagaatatGTCAACATTAGTTTCTTATGCATACTGCAAGATTTTCAGAGAAcgtcgaattttttattttatttaacag ATCCTCCACTACCTGCTAATTgcaaaattgaattttctgtACCAGAACATTGTAGTACTTTAATGCACAGTTTGTTATcacgtattaaaaaagatgaaaatgatgatgacgCTGTCAGAATATTAGCGCTTTATTCTTCTGCAGTACTGAAATATCATAACATTACTACAATGTCACAGTATTCTGGATTATTGGTAACAGCATCCAC GAACACTACGATACAATGCtga
- the LOC122635346 gene encoding serine/threonine-protein kinase 11-interacting protein isoform X1 — MSESTSGLQRLSNIPDIMDLVRLLRQNGDKVLSASSKLSLSTTLLYNLNEAFLLIVDDAEDLESSFQVCNSSKIDLFRDLKFLHDFVQKTVGLKLTHYSGNAKVHIDITKFRCLKYLELKKVCIALVKGIQGIRGQLESITCAGRQGVTTVAQLLVTCGGDAGAGFVWGSLRHLSLAHNALEKLDRSFELTPWLQILDLSHNLLTSAAELDCLPNLKYVNLGYNKLEMVPAFNKSATHSLQILVLKNNYIEDISGLQGLECLTEIDLSFNCLTEHSVLWPIERMSALLWISLEGNPLSYHPKHRLFSIKHFHPCLIDNKFVLDHWPLSKSEKMLVGDNRVFPIRNIKSSGSRENFVSLSNSATSDNTLSSLDSSISQDFLIKNRGSDISARVEKSFIKNKKKTNVKEAVIAEEDHEKKDSINKSDVLSSSHLETKKQILALREKFGEVNWLSSQAGTFVQDIMGLQSSSSSTIKYHDDTNSISSEDNIDLISSIENKDLDHTNSENVTNHIAVNCKDNGNADKVEEMHDNEELNSELITPLENPANALFDLELEKGDLYLVQNRKNLNEMEELFLELTSDDIKERDTITGKVKYSWSIASVLSCVLGRGETSTVDIIFDTKRKDKQNRRYFIELEDAKKIVSTISEKMSAHPILLKVYKCMKCSTHFSHDEEYAAITYTSATAIKQLKCPTCASTLVIETNELSEMHSENEATSVHNNKYMEMPERVDLQHSESVSSIGAGGTEGGAIFVTTSLVHYDSHPQAQVCCSATSLEESRESTPSISALIKKYESDIEILSNPSQSSIEVLDEASKANLTPHRKKSSEEKSVSIAPSLLTITDAIGPVMVGLTESSSSGSLTDSICTAYENRNVKKFNNNEINTEKELVPATNISTMLGELLQSIKIGSNKSLLIKTEEESSSLNSNVQYSYTDFTSVDHRVKLHIILNVFEYESEELAFLLRADILMHSLKEVFPGCLVLSTSKIYILKINGPEGEDPQRWLHKECSWAIDKLKSIAPLPFKQGILIELEQPTKINEEYVNISFLCILQDFQRTSNFLFYLTDPPLPANCKIEFSVPEHCSTLMHSLLSRIKKDENDDDAVRILALYSSAVLKYHNITTMSQYSGLLVTASTLVILEDNMQWLLPNTKVVPVVLKEQTMSNLMGIEHYDTMLILNFLNEIVGSEETWTLEFNSTGAVEAVINSIQSPWEELFSVPLQITTKSILNSEQS; from the exons ATGTCAGAATCAACGAGTGGTCTACAACGTCTGTCCAATATACCTGACATAATGGATTTAGTTAGACTTCTTCGTCAAAATGGCGATAAAGTTTTAAGTGCATCGAGCAAACTATCCTTATCGACTACATTACTTTACAACTTAAATGAAGCGTTTTTATTGATCGTGGACGACGCGGAAGACTTAGAATCTTCCTTTCAAGTTTGCAATAGTTCCAAAATAGACTTATTCAGAGATCTGAAATTTTTACATGACTTTGTACAAAAAACAGTTGGTCTAAAACTGACTCATTACTCCGGCAATGCCAAAGTTCATATTGATATTACCAAATTTAGATGTTTGAAATACCTGGAGTTAAAAAAAGTTTGTATCGCTCTAGTGAAAGGAATACAAGGTATTAGAGGCCAGTTAGAAAGTATTACGTGCGCTGGAAGACAGGGTGTTACTACCGTAGCGCAATTATTAg tgaCATGTGGTGGCGATGCTGGGGCAGGATTTGTATGGGGTTCTTTGAGGCATTTATCATTAGCTCATAATGCTCTTGAAAAATTAGATAGATCCTTTGAATTAACACCATGGCTACAAATATTAGATTTGAGTCATAATTTGCTAACAAGTGCAGCAGAGCTTGATTGTTTGCCTAAtctaaaatatgtaaatctcGGATATAACAAATTGGAAATGGTTCCTGCCTTTAATAAATCCGCGACGCATTCTCTTCAAATattagttttaaaaaataattacatcgaAGACATCAGTG GTTTACAAGGATTGGAATGTTTAACCGAGATAGATTTATCATTCAACTGCTTAACGGAACATTCTGTCTTGTGGCCTATTGAAAGAATGTCAGCATTGTTATGGATATCTTTAGAAGGAAATCCGTTGTCGTATCATCCAAAACATCGATTATTTTccataaaacattttcatccATGTTTGATCGATAATAAG TTTGTTTTAGATCATTGGCCTTTGTCAAAATCGGAAAAAATGCTTGTAGGAGACAATCGTGTCTTTcctattagaaatataaagtcTAGTGGGTCTAGAGAAAACTTTGTTTCTCTGTCAAATTCAGCTACTTCTGATAATACACTTTCATCTCTtgattcttctatttctcaaGATTTCCTGATCAAAAATCGGGGATCAGATATAAGTGCTAGAGTGgaaaaaagtttcataaaaaataaaaaaaagacgaacgtAAAGGAAGCTGTTATCGCGGAAGAAgatcatgaaaaaaaagattcaataaataaatcagaTGTATTATCCTCTTCGCATTtag AGACcaagaaacaaatattagcATTACGAGAGAAATTTGGTGAAGTAAATTGGCTAAGCAGTCAAGCTGGAACCTTCGTTCAAGATATTATGGGTCTgcaatcatcatcatcatctacGATTAAATATCACGATGATACAAATTCAATATCATCTGAGGacaatattgatttaatatcctcgatagaaaataaagatttggATCATACGAATTCAGAAAATGTAACAAATCATATTGCCGTAAATTGTAAGGATAATGGAAATGCTGATAAAGTAGAAGAAATGCACGATAACGAAGAACTGAATAGTGAATTGATAACTCCTCTTGAAAATCCTGCTAATGCTTTGTTTGATCTCGAATtag AGAAGGGTGATCTGTATTTAGTACAAAATAGGAAAAACTTGAATGAGAtggaagaattatttttagaattaacATCCGA tgatatcaaagaaagagatactaTAActggaaaagtaaaatattcttGGTCAATTGCTTCTGTCCTGTCGTGTGTATTAGGAAGAGGTGAAACAAGTACGGTAGACATTATATTTGATACAAAACgtaaagataaacaaaatagaagatattttatagaattggAGGATGCAAAG AAAATTGTGTCAACGATCAGCGAGAAAATGAGTGCACATCCTATATTgttaaaagtttataaatgtatgaaGTGTTCCACGCATTTCTCTCATGATGAAGAGTATGCAGCCATTACGTATACGTCTGCAACTG CTATTAAACAATTGAAGTGTCCTACATGCGCAAGTACATTAGTTATAGAAACAAATGAATTGTCAGAAATGCATTCTGAAAATGAAGCCACTTCTGtacataataacaaatatatggAAATGCCTGAAAGGGTTGATTTGCAACATTCCGAATCGGTTTCTAGTATTG GTGCAGGTGGAACAGAGGGTGGAGCTATATTCGTCACCACTTCTCTGGTGCACTACGACTCTCACCCCCAAGCCCAAGTCTGCT GTTCGGCAACTAGTTTAGAAGAATCGAGAGAATCAACGCCTTCGATAAgtgcattaattaaaaaatacgaaagtgATATAGAAATACTTAGTAACCCAAGTCAAAGTAGCATCGAAGTTTTGGATGAGGCTTCAAA AGCAAATTTAACTCCTCATAGAAAGAAATCGTCGGAAGAAAAATCCGTTAGCATTGCTCCTTCACTTCTAACAATTACAGATGCGATTGGTCCAGTTATGGTTGGATTAACCGAAAGTAGTTCCTCag GTTCATTAACTGATAGTATCTGTACAGCatatgaaaatagaaacgttaagaaatttaataacaatgaaataaataccGAAAAAGAACTTGTACCTGCCACAAATATATCTACGATGCTTGGAG aactCTTACAGAGTATAAAAATAGGAAGTAATAAATCTTTACTAATAAAGACTGAGGAAGAATCAAGTTCTTTAAATAGCAACGTGCAATATTCTTATACAGATTTCACTAGTGTTGATCATAGAGTGAAGcttcatataattttaaatgtctTTGAATATGAAAGCGAAGAACTCGCTTTCCTTCTTAGG gcCGATATATTGATGCACAGTTTAAAGGAGGTATTTCCAGGATGTTTAGTTTTATCTACATCAAAGATTTATATCCTTAAAATTAATGGACCAGAAGG GGAGGATCCACAGCGTTGGTTGCACAAAGAATGCAGCTGGGCTATAGATAAATTGAAATCTATTGCGCCATTGCCATTTAAACAAGGCATTTTAATAGAGTTAGAACAGCCTacgaaaataaacgaagaatatGTCAACATTAGTTTCTTATGCATACTGCAAGATTTTCAGAGAAcgtcgaattttttattttatttaacag ATCCTCCACTACCTGCTAATTgcaaaattgaattttctgtACCAGAACATTGTAGTACTTTAATGCACAGTTTGTTATcacgtattaaaaaagatgaaaatgatgatgacgCTGTCAGAATATTAGCGCTTTATTCTTCTGCAGTACTGAAATATCATAACATTACTACAATGTCACAGTATTCTGGATTATTGGTAACAGCATCCACGTTAGTAATATTAGAAGATAATATGCAATGGCTTTTACCAAATACTAAAGTAGTGCCGGTAGTATTGAAAGAACAAACTATGAGTAATTTAATGGGGATC GAACACTACGATACAATGCtgattttaaattttttaaacgagatAGTCGGCTCGGAAGAAACTTGGACCTTGGAATTTAATTCTACAGGTGCTGTCGAGGCTGTCATTAATTCAATACAATCACCATGGGAGGAACTATTTTCAGTACCTCTACAAATTACTACTAAATCGATACTGAATAGTGAACAATCGTAA
- the LOC122635346 gene encoding serine/threonine-protein kinase 11-interacting protein isoform X2 codes for MSESTSGLQRLSNIPDIMDLVRLLRQNGDKVLSASSKLSLSTTLLYNLNEAFLLIVDDAEDLESSFQVCNSSKIDLFRDLKFLHDFVQKTVGLKLTHYSGNAKVHIDITKFRCLKYLELKKVCIALVKGIQGIRGQLESITCAGRQGVTTVAQLLVTCGGDAGAGFVWGSLRHLSLAHNALEKLDRSFELTPWLQILDLSHNLLTSAAELDCLPNLKYVNLGYNKLEMVPAFNKSATHSLQILVLKNNYIEDISGLQGLECLTEIDLSFNCLTEHSVLWPIERMSALLWISLEGNPLSYHPKHRLFSIKHFHPCLIDNKFVLDHWPLSKSEKMLVGDNRVFPIRNIKSSGSRENFVSLSNSATSDNTLSSLDSSISQDFLIKNRGSDISARVEKSFIKNKKKTNVKEAVIAEEDHEKKDSINKSDVLSSSHLETKKQILALREKFGEVNWLSSQAGTFVQDIMGLQSSSSSTIKYHDDTNSISSEDNIDLISSIENKDLDHTNSENVTNHIAVNCKDNGNADKVEEMHDNEELNSELITPLENPANALFDLELEKGDLYLVQNRKNLNEMEELFLELTSDDIKERDTITGKVKYSWSIASVLSCVLGRGETSTVDIIFDTKRKDKQNRRYFIELEDAKKIVSTISEKMSAHPILLKVYKCMKCSTHFSHDEEYAAITYTSATAIKQLKCPTCASTLVIETNELSEMHSENEATSVHNNKYMEMPERVDLQHSESVSSIGSATSLEESRESTPSISALIKKYESDIEILSNPSQSSIEVLDEASKANLTPHRKKSSEEKSVSIAPSLLTITDAIGPVMVGLTESSSSGSLTDSICTAYENRNVKKFNNNEINTEKELVPATNISTMLGELLQSIKIGSNKSLLIKTEEESSSLNSNVQYSYTDFTSVDHRVKLHIILNVFEYESEELAFLLRADILMHSLKEVFPGCLVLSTSKIYILKINGPEGEDPQRWLHKECSWAIDKLKSIAPLPFKQGILIELEQPTKINEEYVNISFLCILQDFQRTSNFLFYLTDPPLPANCKIEFSVPEHCSTLMHSLLSRIKKDENDDDAVRILALYSSAVLKYHNITTMSQYSGLLVTASTLVILEDNMQWLLPNTKVVPVVLKEQTMSNLMGIEHYDTMLILNFLNEIVGSEETWTLEFNSTGAVEAVINSIQSPWEELFSVPLQITTKSILNSEQS; via the exons ATGTCAGAATCAACGAGTGGTCTACAACGTCTGTCCAATATACCTGACATAATGGATTTAGTTAGACTTCTTCGTCAAAATGGCGATAAAGTTTTAAGTGCATCGAGCAAACTATCCTTATCGACTACATTACTTTACAACTTAAATGAAGCGTTTTTATTGATCGTGGACGACGCGGAAGACTTAGAATCTTCCTTTCAAGTTTGCAATAGTTCCAAAATAGACTTATTCAGAGATCTGAAATTTTTACATGACTTTGTACAAAAAACAGTTGGTCTAAAACTGACTCATTACTCCGGCAATGCCAAAGTTCATATTGATATTACCAAATTTAGATGTTTGAAATACCTGGAGTTAAAAAAAGTTTGTATCGCTCTAGTGAAAGGAATACAAGGTATTAGAGGCCAGTTAGAAAGTATTACGTGCGCTGGAAGACAGGGTGTTACTACCGTAGCGCAATTATTAg tgaCATGTGGTGGCGATGCTGGGGCAGGATTTGTATGGGGTTCTTTGAGGCATTTATCATTAGCTCATAATGCTCTTGAAAAATTAGATAGATCCTTTGAATTAACACCATGGCTACAAATATTAGATTTGAGTCATAATTTGCTAACAAGTGCAGCAGAGCTTGATTGTTTGCCTAAtctaaaatatgtaaatctcGGATATAACAAATTGGAAATGGTTCCTGCCTTTAATAAATCCGCGACGCATTCTCTTCAAATattagttttaaaaaataattacatcgaAGACATCAGTG GTTTACAAGGATTGGAATGTTTAACCGAGATAGATTTATCATTCAACTGCTTAACGGAACATTCTGTCTTGTGGCCTATTGAAAGAATGTCAGCATTGTTATGGATATCTTTAGAAGGAAATCCGTTGTCGTATCATCCAAAACATCGATTATTTTccataaaacattttcatccATGTTTGATCGATAATAAG TTTGTTTTAGATCATTGGCCTTTGTCAAAATCGGAAAAAATGCTTGTAGGAGACAATCGTGTCTTTcctattagaaatataaagtcTAGTGGGTCTAGAGAAAACTTTGTTTCTCTGTCAAATTCAGCTACTTCTGATAATACACTTTCATCTCTtgattcttctatttctcaaGATTTCCTGATCAAAAATCGGGGATCAGATATAAGTGCTAGAGTGgaaaaaagtttcataaaaaataaaaaaaagacgaacgtAAAGGAAGCTGTTATCGCGGAAGAAgatcatgaaaaaaaagattcaataaataaatcagaTGTATTATCCTCTTCGCATTtag AGACcaagaaacaaatattagcATTACGAGAGAAATTTGGTGAAGTAAATTGGCTAAGCAGTCAAGCTGGAACCTTCGTTCAAGATATTATGGGTCTgcaatcatcatcatcatctacGATTAAATATCACGATGATACAAATTCAATATCATCTGAGGacaatattgatttaatatcctcgatagaaaataaagatttggATCATACGAATTCAGAAAATGTAACAAATCATATTGCCGTAAATTGTAAGGATAATGGAAATGCTGATAAAGTAGAAGAAATGCACGATAACGAAGAACTGAATAGTGAATTGATAACTCCTCTTGAAAATCCTGCTAATGCTTTGTTTGATCTCGAATtag AGAAGGGTGATCTGTATTTAGTACAAAATAGGAAAAACTTGAATGAGAtggaagaattatttttagaattaacATCCGA tgatatcaaagaaagagatactaTAActggaaaagtaaaatattcttGGTCAATTGCTTCTGTCCTGTCGTGTGTATTAGGAAGAGGTGAAACAAGTACGGTAGACATTATATTTGATACAAAACgtaaagataaacaaaatagaagatattttatagaattggAGGATGCAAAG AAAATTGTGTCAACGATCAGCGAGAAAATGAGTGCACATCCTATATTgttaaaagtttataaatgtatgaaGTGTTCCACGCATTTCTCTCATGATGAAGAGTATGCAGCCATTACGTATACGTCTGCAACTG CTATTAAACAATTGAAGTGTCCTACATGCGCAAGTACATTAGTTATAGAAACAAATGAATTGTCAGAAATGCATTCTGAAAATGAAGCCACTTCTGtacataataacaaatatatggAAATGCCTGAAAGGGTTGATTTGCAACATTCCGAATCGGTTTCTAGTATTG GTTCGGCAACTAGTTTAGAAGAATCGAGAGAATCAACGCCTTCGATAAgtgcattaattaaaaaatacgaaagtgATATAGAAATACTTAGTAACCCAAGTCAAAGTAGCATCGAAGTTTTGGATGAGGCTTCAAA AGCAAATTTAACTCCTCATAGAAAGAAATCGTCGGAAGAAAAATCCGTTAGCATTGCTCCTTCACTTCTAACAATTACAGATGCGATTGGTCCAGTTATGGTTGGATTAACCGAAAGTAGTTCCTCag GTTCATTAACTGATAGTATCTGTACAGCatatgaaaatagaaacgttaagaaatttaataacaatgaaataaataccGAAAAAGAACTTGTACCTGCCACAAATATATCTACGATGCTTGGAG aactCTTACAGAGTATAAAAATAGGAAGTAATAAATCTTTACTAATAAAGACTGAGGAAGAATCAAGTTCTTTAAATAGCAACGTGCAATATTCTTATACAGATTTCACTAGTGTTGATCATAGAGTGAAGcttcatataattttaaatgtctTTGAATATGAAAGCGAAGAACTCGCTTTCCTTCTTAGG gcCGATATATTGATGCACAGTTTAAAGGAGGTATTTCCAGGATGTTTAGTTTTATCTACATCAAAGATTTATATCCTTAAAATTAATGGACCAGAAGG GGAGGATCCACAGCGTTGGTTGCACAAAGAATGCAGCTGGGCTATAGATAAATTGAAATCTATTGCGCCATTGCCATTTAAACAAGGCATTTTAATAGAGTTAGAACAGCCTacgaaaataaacgaagaatatGTCAACATTAGTTTCTTATGCATACTGCAAGATTTTCAGAGAAcgtcgaattttttattttatttaacag ATCCTCCACTACCTGCTAATTgcaaaattgaattttctgtACCAGAACATTGTAGTACTTTAATGCACAGTTTGTTATcacgtattaaaaaagatgaaaatgatgatgacgCTGTCAGAATATTAGCGCTTTATTCTTCTGCAGTACTGAAATATCATAACATTACTACAATGTCACAGTATTCTGGATTATTGGTAACAGCATCCACGTTAGTAATATTAGAAGATAATATGCAATGGCTTTTACCAAATACTAAAGTAGTGCCGGTAGTATTGAAAGAACAAACTATGAGTAATTTAATGGGGATC GAACACTACGATACAATGCtgattttaaattttttaaacgagatAGTCGGCTCGGAAGAAACTTGGACCTTGGAATTTAATTCTACAGGTGCTGTCGAGGCTGTCATTAATTCAATACAATCACCATGGGAGGAACTATTTTCAGTACCTCTACAAATTACTACTAAATCGATACTGAATAGTGAACAATCGTAA